From Fimbriimonadia bacterium, a single genomic window includes:
- the ruvX gene encoding Holliday junction resolvase RuvX, whose translation MLAVDPGTDKCGIAVARVEDDQPVQVLDRKVVQIGRLADTVAEMVEQTQPDVLVVGGGTGSRAVVRAIEARLPESGILVVDEKHSTERAQRRYWELTPRRGWRRFVPKGLLSPPEPIDDIAALVLAEDVLRNTAEENRAPEKA comes from the coding sequence GTGCTCGCGGTAGACCCAGGAACCGACAAGTGCGGAATCGCCGTCGCCCGTGTCGAAGACGATCAGCCAGTACAAGTTCTCGACCGAAAAGTTGTACAAATCGGACGACTCGCCGACACGGTTGCTGAAATGGTGGAGCAGACCCAGCCCGACGTCCTGGTCGTTGGAGGTGGTACGGGCTCGCGGGCGGTCGTCCGAGCAATCGAGGCGCGCTTGCCCGAATCCGGCATCCTTGTCGTAGACGAGAAGCACTCCACCGAGCGGGCACAGCGACGATACTGGGAGTTGACGCCGCGCCGGGGCTGGCGCAGGTTCGTCCCGAAGGGACTGCTCTCTCCGCCCGAGCCGATTGACGACATCGCCGCACTCGTTCTGGCGGAAGACGTCTTGCGCAACACAGCAGAGGAGAACCGGGCACCCGAGAAGGCGTAG
- a CDS encoding DUF3084 domain-containing protein has product MLICGLIAYMGDALGRRMGKKRLTVFGLRPKRTAVLVTTLTGCFIFTVTLGSVITLSKEHREWVLRGVETVRDLETRKAELREKTTELRRLTTELEQTTEELDNLRAAIRDANRALETAKNSLREAESDRRRIERSLHLATRQQAALRARNETIEKHLDAAQRNLAATTQDLHARSAEVRELTAQREKLSADVQALSGQLTTYREETDTLAKQNEVLARENLALEKDREQLQRTRSELQGEVADLTSRLGMLGAELTAATGAFGRTAIKFRTEPILFPIGREVARLPVTGGGDIADNVLKIRSLLDRAREVAKQEGASPGPDGDYVTMLDSFALSDQGHLVRIPVEKVTEAMAEALVNTPGDTVLIASAAVNTVAGEPLVVGLEILPNPVVFHAGETVASVQLDNQHTDEQLMGELVQFLRDDLATTARERGMVPIAGRGETIGEVTYGTLLDLIKRIRKAGKMVNVTAVAKSETRAADRLELLFGVNRL; this is encoded by the coding sequence ATGCTGATATGCGGGCTCATCGCGTACATGGGGGACGCGTTGGGTCGCAGGATGGGCAAGAAACGGCTAACCGTTTTCGGCTTGCGACCGAAGCGGACTGCCGTGCTGGTTACCACACTAACCGGCTGCTTCATCTTCACCGTCACACTTGGTAGTGTTATCACGCTGAGCAAAGAACATCGCGAATGGGTGCTTCGCGGTGTCGAGACGGTGCGCGACCTGGAGACTCGAAAGGCCGAGCTGAGGGAGAAGACTACCGAGCTCCGTCGTCTCACCACAGAGCTAGAGCAGACGACGGAGGAACTGGACAATCTACGTGCTGCCATCCGAGACGCGAACCGCGCGTTGGAGACCGCAAAGAACTCGCTTCGGGAGGCCGAGAGCGACAGGCGGCGGATCGAACGAAGCTTGCATCTTGCCACTCGGCAGCAGGCTGCGCTTCGGGCCCGAAACGAAACGATTGAGAAGCACCTGGATGCAGCGCAGCGGAACCTTGCCGCAACCACACAGGACCTTCATGCGCGCAGCGCCGAGGTCCGAGAACTGACTGCACAACGAGAAAAGCTCTCTGCCGACGTGCAGGCCCTCTCTGGCCAACTGACCACCTATCGCGAGGAGACCGACACACTCGCCAAGCAGAACGAAGTCCTAGCTAGGGAGAACCTGGCGCTGGAGAAGGACAGGGAGCAACTTCAGCGCACGCGGAGTGAGCTGCAAGGGGAGGTGGCCGACCTCACATCGCGCCTCGGCATGCTGGGAGCAGAGCTTACGGCTGCAACGGGTGCATTCGGGCGAACCGCAATCAAGTTCCGCACCGAGCCGATCCTGTTCCCCATTGGAAGGGAGGTCGCGCGACTGCCGGTGACGGGCGGCGGCGACATCGCGGACAACGTGCTCAAGATAAGGTCCCTGCTGGATCGAGCGCGAGAAGTGGCAAAACAGGAGGGTGCGTCTCCGGGTCCGGATGGCGACTACGTGACGATGCTGGACAGCTTCGCTCTGAGCGACCAGGGACACCTCGTTCGCATCCCTGTCGAGAAGGTGACGGAAGCGATGGCCGAGGCACTTGTCAATACGCCCGGAGACACCGTACTCATCGCCTCGGCCGCCGTCAACACCGTGGCGGGCGAGCCCCTCGTCGTCGGTCTCGAGATTTTGCCGAACCCGGTGGTGTTCCATGCGGGAGAAACGGTAGCCTCGGTCCAACTGGACAATCAGCACACCGACGAGCAGCTGATGGGCGAGTTGGTCCAGTTCCTGCGAGACGACCTGGCCACGACTGCGCGGGAACGCGGTATGGTCCCCATCGCGGGACGGGGCGAGACGATTGGCGAGGTGACCTACGGCACGCTGCTGGACCTGATCAAGCGCATCCGCAAGGCCGGGAAGATGGTTAATGTGACCGCAGTAGCAAAGTCGGAGACGCGAGCGGCGGACCGATTGGAACTGCTTTTTGGGGTGAACAGGCTCTGA
- a CDS encoding YjgP/YjgQ family permease has translation MRLRLPLSDALMLREIIGPFVFGVALFSMLGMSITYLFTLTDYVVRGVAPLMVVEMSLMLLPGMMTKTLPAAMLLASLLATGRMSGDSEATALFAVGANLWRVIRAIAYMGLGVSILAIALTEYLVPPCAVRAHNLKFAILEQLEKNPLNFASFPIYDGRRIEYIVVSRDADFARRTFWGTNIIHYPKGSAKPDMYLYATEAVYRGGTSLSLSRVTMFLPKEDGPEQRYLEALEVPLSGPSLKLESLFRNLERQTIRDPDATNMKATLEKIADMKRVGAEGPEAIRNLEMGFYNKIAYPLATVIFALVGAPLGIRQSRTSNAVGFAIALVIIFGYWLLSSYMAVLGQGGAIKPILASFGANIVGLVFAVGLLIHRSR, from the coding sequence GTGCGCTTGCGCCTGCCCCTTTCAGACGCTCTGATGCTCCGCGAGATCATCGGCCCTTTCGTTTTCGGTGTAGCGTTGTTCTCCATGCTCGGGATGTCCATCACCTACCTCTTCACCTTGACGGACTACGTGGTGAGGGGTGTTGCCCCGCTCATGGTCGTCGAGATGAGCTTGATGCTGCTGCCGGGCATGATGACGAAGACGTTGCCCGCTGCGATGCTGCTCGCCTCCTTGCTGGCCACCGGACGCATGTCGGGCGATAGCGAGGCGACTGCGCTGTTCGCGGTGGGTGCCAATTTGTGGCGCGTGATTCGAGCCATCGCATACATGGGACTTGGGGTCAGCATCTTGGCTATAGCACTGACCGAGTATCTGGTCCCGCCCTGTGCCGTCCGAGCGCACAACCTGAAGTTCGCGATTCTGGAGCAGCTCGAGAAGAACCCCCTGAACTTCGCTTCGTTTCCCATCTACGACGGCAGGCGCATCGAGTACATCGTCGTATCGCGTGATGCCGATTTCGCACGTCGTACGTTCTGGGGGACGAACATCATCCACTACCCGAAGGGCAGTGCCAAACCGGACATGTATCTCTACGCCACCGAGGCAGTATATCGAGGCGGCACTTCGCTAAGCCTGAGCAGGGTGACGATGTTCCTACCGAAGGAGGACGGACCAGAGCAGCGGTATCTCGAAGCGCTCGAAGTGCCATTGTCCGGTCCATCGCTCAAGCTCGAGTCACTCTTCCGCAACTTGGAGCGTCAAACGATTCGGGACCCGGATGCCACGAACATGAAGGCCACCCTCGAAAAGATCGCCGACATGAAGCGCGTGGGTGCAGAGGGGCCAGAGGCGATACGTAATCTGGAGATGGGGTTCTACAATAAGATCGCATACCCACTTGCGACGGTGATCTTCGCGCTGGTGGGGGCGCCGCTGGGCATACGTCAGTCCCGGACGAGCAATGCGGTGGGATTCGCCATCGCGCTAGTGATCATCTTCGGGTACTGGCTGTTGTCCAGCTACATGGCAGTACTCGGTCAGGGAGGCGCTATCAAGCCCATTCTCGCCAGCTTCGGCGCGAACATCGTCGGACTCGTTTTCGCAGTGGGATTACTGATTCATCGGAGTAGGTAA
- the lptB gene encoding LPS export ABC transporter ATP-binding protein, whose protein sequence is MRIHAQGLRKAYRGRDVVCGVNVEVAQGEVVGLLGPNGAGKTTTFYMIVGAVRPNEGRVFIDGQDVTRWPMYRRARHGMGYLPQEASVFRKLSVLENLLLVLEMRPMSHRERLRKAEELLEKLHITQLRKHLGLKLSGGERRRVEIARALACEPKFILLDEPFTGIDPKTIEELQEIIGRLREDGIGVLITDHNVSATFRITDRLYILVDGHIIFHGTPDEAVENEMVRKHYLGGSMD, encoded by the coding sequence ATGAGGATTCACGCCCAGGGGCTGCGGAAGGCGTATCGCGGACGAGACGTCGTCTGCGGCGTGAACGTAGAGGTCGCCCAAGGCGAGGTCGTCGGGCTGCTCGGGCCGAACGGCGCCGGGAAGACCACCACCTTCTACATGATCGTCGGCGCGGTGCGTCCCAACGAGGGCAGGGTGTTCATAGACGGACAGGATGTAACGCGCTGGCCGATGTACCGACGCGCTCGCCATGGGATGGGCTACCTACCGCAGGAAGCCTCTGTATTCCGCAAGCTCTCGGTCCTCGAGAACCTGCTGTTGGTTCTCGAAATGCGGCCGATGTCGCACCGAGAGCGACTGCGAAAAGCGGAAGAATTGCTCGAAAAGTTACACATAACTCAACTCCGAAAGCACCTCGGACTGAAGCTCTCGGGCGGTGAGAGGCGGCGGGTGGAGATTGCCCGCGCCCTGGCGTGCGAACCGAAGTTCATCCTGCTCGACGAGCCCTTCACTGGTATTGACCCAAAGACCATCGAGGAGCTTCAGGAGATCATCGGTCGGCTGCGAGAGGACGGGATCGGCGTGCTGATCACCGATCACAACGTCTCGGCGACTTTCCGCATAACGGATCGGTTGTACATCCTGGTGGACGGTCACATTATCTTCCACGGCACTCCGGACGAGGCGGTGGAGAACGAGATGGTGCGCAAACACTATCTCGGCGGGAGCATGGACTAG
- the rlmN gene encoding 23S rRNA (adenine(2503)-C(2))-methyltransferase RlmN — MDTRTLRETAKQLGEPPYRGGQIAEWVYRKGARSFEEMTNLPARLRQGLAERYRISALTHVSTQVSTDGVTKLLLNTSRGEGIEAVALETDEWMSSCVSSQVGCPMRCTFCATGLGGYTTNLTAGEIVDQILHLQHVTGKRVDHVGVMGMGEPLLNLDAVLAALRIAHDELGIGYRKMHVSTVGIVPKIRELAEADLPINLAISLHSPTDSVRERLMPVNRKWPVHELMLAAREYAEKTGRKVTFEYLMIAGENDTLEQARRLASLVKGFPCLVNLIPFNYVDTGHGYRRPDSRRVHAFRVELEKHGVNVSQRKERGHGIDAACGQLKGRHQGKPIPLGLALPPTRSEAS; from the coding sequence TCGGGGAACCGCCGTACCGCGGCGGACAGATCGCCGAGTGGGTGTATCGAAAGGGCGCGCGGAGCTTCGAGGAGATGACCAACCTGCCTGCGAGATTGCGCCAAGGCCTGGCAGAGAGGTATCGCATCTCCGCGCTTACCCATGTCAGCACGCAGGTGTCCACGGACGGCGTGACCAAGCTGCTACTGAACACCTCGCGCGGCGAGGGCATCGAGGCCGTCGCGTTGGAGACGGATGAGTGGATGTCCTCGTGCGTCTCGTCCCAGGTGGGCTGTCCTATGCGCTGTACCTTTTGCGCGACGGGTCTCGGGGGCTACACCACCAACCTCACGGCGGGCGAGATCGTAGACCAGATCTTGCACCTGCAGCACGTCACGGGCAAGCGCGTGGACCACGTGGGCGTAATGGGAATGGGTGAGCCGCTGCTCAACCTCGACGCCGTGCTGGCCGCGCTCCGCATCGCTCACGACGAGCTTGGCATCGGTTACCGGAAAATGCACGTCTCGACCGTAGGCATCGTCCCGAAGATCAGGGAGCTCGCCGAGGCGGATCTGCCGATCAACTTGGCCATCTCGCTCCACAGCCCGACCGACTCGGTCCGAGAGCGCTTGATGCCAGTGAACCGCAAGTGGCCGGTGCACGAGCTGATGCTGGCGGCACGCGAGTACGCCGAGAAGACCGGGCGCAAAGTGACTTTCGAATACCTGATGATCGCGGGCGAGAACGATACGCTGGAGCAAGCGCGGCGGCTCGCTTCGCTGGTCAAAGGCTTCCCGTGCTTGGTCAACCTCATACCCTTCAACTACGTGGACACCGGTCATGGCTATCGTCGGCCCGATTCGCGCAGGGTCCATGCGTTTCGGGTGGAGCTTGAGAAGCATGGCGTGAACGTGTCGCAACGCAAAGAGCGGGGGCACGGCATAGACGCCGCATGTGGCCAGCTCAAAGGCAGACACCAAGGGAAGCCTATCCCACTCGGTTTGGCGCTTCCACCAACTCGATCCGAGGCGTCATGA